The Streptomyces sp. Je 1-332 genome has a window encoding:
- the rpmG gene encoding 50S ribosomal protein L33 → MARNELRPVIKLRSTAGTGYTYVTRKNRRNDPDRMTLRKYDPVVGRHVDFREER, encoded by the coding sequence ATGGCTCGCAACGAACTCCGTCCCGTCATCAAGCTCCGGTCAACAGCCGGCACCGGCTACACGTACGTGACCCGCAAGAACCGCCGTAACGACCCCGACCGCATGACGCTGCGCAAGTACGACCCGGTCGTCGGGCGGCACGTCGATTTCCGAGAGGAGCGCTGA
- the rpsN gene encoding 30S ribosomal protein S14: protein MAKKSKIAKNEKRREIVARYAVRRAELKEILRRPGTGEAERRSAQAELARQPRDASATRVRNRDSVDGRPRGYVGKFGLSRVKLRDQAHAGFLPGVRKSSW, encoded by the coding sequence ATGGCCAAGAAGAGCAAGATCGCGAAGAACGAGAAGCGGCGCGAGATCGTCGCGCGGTACGCCGTGCGGCGGGCCGAGTTGAAGGAGATCCTCCGCCGCCCCGGGACGGGCGAGGCCGAACGCCGCTCCGCGCAGGCGGAGTTGGCGCGTCAGCCGCGGGACGCGAGTGCGACGCGCGTACGCAACAGGGACAGCGTCGACGGGCGCCCACGCGGTTACGTGGGGAAGTTCGGCCTCTCCCGGGTCAAGCTGCGTGACCAAGCGCACGCCGGATTCCTGCCCGGGGTGCGCAAGTCGTCCTGGTAG
- the rpmB gene encoding 50S ribosomal protein L28 produces the protein MSAHCQLTGAEPGFGNQISHSHRRTSRRFDVNVQRKRYWLPSEGRHVRLRLSAKGIKTVDAIGVEAAVARIRARGVMV, from the coding sequence ATGTCCGCCCACTGCCAGCTGACCGGCGCCGAGCCGGGCTTCGGCAACCAGATCTCGCATTCGCACCGGCGTACGTCACGCCGGTTCGACGTCAACGTCCAGCGCAAGCGGTACTGGCTGCCCAGCGAGGGCCGCCATGTGCGGCTGCGGCTCAGCGCCAAGGGCATCAAGACCGTCGACGCCATCGGCGTCGAAGCCGCCGTCGCCAGGATCCGTGCGCGTGGGGTGATGGTCTGA